In a single window of the Acidobacteriota bacterium genome:
- a CDS encoding low temperature requirement protein A yields the protein MQVSNLIKRPKLRSIENTQIERHASWLELFFDLIFVLAVAQVAQSLNQDFTLTGVLRYLALFAPVWWAWIGYSFYADRFESDEVIFRVLMFAGMMAMAAVAINVRGAFNGHDVSFAIAYVVVRLILIGLYVRAAYHVPLARQLCIRYIIGFGLGNLLWMISIFVPSPAHYWFWGMGFVAEVATAFVNLAVAKRTPYDASHIPERFGLFNLIVIGEAILTGVTGIHGTDWHLLSALIATGSFAIAAAVWWLYYDFVETYGIRKGWVLAGQVYMYAHFTISAGIAAIGVSTQHAINEAHLSFLSTVTRWVLCGSVALFLLSITAIRISVHSHHLLWARLSAIVMALSLAGFGEWLPPLLLIAVLLSTLIGLIVIESVKQEAAMEVCELEHGSPDGKCSHIGLAQNPTPKSIGCEECIAGHYQWVHLRMCLICGHVGCCDSSKFRHATKHFEETGHPIMKSIEPDENWSWCYIDETYI from the coding sequence ATGCAAGTCAGTAATTTGATCAAACGACCGAAACTCAGAAGCATTGAAAATACCCAGATCGAGCGCCATGCCAGTTGGCTCGAATTATTTTTCGATTTGATTTTCGTGCTGGCGGTCGCGCAGGTCGCCCAATCGCTCAATCAGGATTTTACGCTTACCGGTGTATTGCGTTATCTGGCGCTGTTTGCGCCGGTCTGGTGGGCATGGATTGGTTACAGTTTTTATGCAGACCGCTTTGAAAGTGATGAAGTCATTTTCAGAGTTTTGATGTTTGCCGGAATGATGGCAATGGCTGCGGTTGCCATCAATGTTCGCGGCGCATTTAACGGTCATGATGTTTCATTCGCAATTGCTTACGTTGTAGTTCGCCTGATTTTAATTGGTCTGTATGTCCGTGCCGCTTATCACGTCCCGCTGGCGCGTCAACTCTGTATTCGCTACATCATCGGCTTCGGCTTGGGAAATCTGCTTTGGATGATTTCAATTTTTGTTCCTTCACCGGCGCATTACTGGTTCTGGGGAATGGGCTTTGTCGCCGAAGTCGCCACCGCCTTTGTCAATCTGGCAGTCGCCAAACGCACCCCTTACGATGCTTCTCACATTCCCGAACGCTTCGGCTTGTTTAATCTGATTGTTATTGGTGAAGCGATTTTAACCGGCGTCACCGGAATTCATGGAACCGATTGGCATTTGCTGTCGGCGCTGATTGCCACAGGCAGCTTTGCCATCGCTGCGGCGGTCTGGTGGTTGTATTACGATTTTGTCGAAACCTATGGCATCAGAAAAGGCTGGGTACTCGCCGGACAAGTTTATATGTATGCCCATTTCACAATTTCCGCAGGCATCGCGGCAATAGGGGTGAGCACCCAACACGCCATTAATGAAGCGCACCTGTCGTTTTTATCTACGGTCACCCGCTGGGTTTTATGTGGCAGCGTAGCCCTCTTTCTTCTCTCCATTACCGCCATCCGAATTTCGGTTCACAGTCATCACCTGCTCTGGGCGAGACTTTCAGCAATCGTTATGGCTTTATCTCTGGCAGGCTTCGGTGAATGGCTTCCGCCGTTGCTGTTAATCGCCGTACTTTTAAGCACACTGATTGGCTTAATCGTTATTGAATCAGTTAAACAAGAAGCCGCTATGGAAGTTTGCGAACTCGAACACGGCTCCCCCGATGGCAAATGCTCACATATCGGGCTAGCGCAAAATCCGACGCCGAAATCCATCGGTTGTGAAGAGTGTATCGCGGGTCATTACCAATGGGTGCATTTGCGAATGTGCCTGATTTGCGGGCACGTCGGGTGTTGCGATTCTTCAAAATTCCGCCATGCGACCAAACATTTTGAAGAGACCGGACACCCCATCATGAAATCCATTGAACCGGATGAAAACTGGTCGTGGTGTTACATCGACGAAACCTATATTTAA
- a CDS encoding c-type cytochrome — translation MNWEKGYFDRLWELLKLSIAIIFFSVLVFSYSTTRADSNLESQDTKSTNLKNVALGLNHFDAHCASCHGKDGKAQTEKGRSVKAADLTSHHVQSESDAELFRVIHDGVKGTAMPAFGKTHSATEINHIILFLRKLPTLTSEERKQLEAAIPPDARHHHPPASDHDTQTQTQKNHRDHQSTPAPGQDTRNSDNHSADHNEMNHDMNAMMTTPTGGPFKSMTAIGSGTSLLPASAPGYMWHWMAGDWMLMAHGDLKIGFNHQGGRRGVNKAESQNWFMLMAERQAGKGQLMLRGMFSAETWTAPRRGFPELFQTGETFDGRPLIDAQHPHDLFMELAAQYTLPLTEKVSLNIYGGPVGEPALGPVAFMHRGSASEMPSAPLGHHWQDSTHITHGVVTLGLTLWRFKVEGSVFRGKEPDENRKDIELGKLDSWSGRVWFTPTQNWTMQFSHGRLHNPEALEPGDLKRTTASISYNRPWSDGHWASSLIWGRNAEVHGDSNTYLVESTVNFLDKNYLFTRLELADKNGLLQDNIFGRPGLVSAKNLDDIEQGHLDPLDELRERWFRVGAFTFGGVRDVFASSKLRVGIGANLTLYHVPDGLKPIYGSSPKSYQIFVRFRPGKMSH, via the coding sequence ATGAACTGGGAAAAGGGATATTTTGATAGGCTCTGGGAATTGCTCAAACTCTCAATCGCTATCATTTTTTTTAGTGTTCTCGTATTTTCATATTCAACTACACGCGCCGATTCAAACTTGGAATCGCAAGACACCAAGTCGACAAACCTAAAAAATGTGGCGCTCGGTTTAAATCATTTCGATGCGCATTGCGCCAGTTGTCACGGCAAAGATGGCAAAGCGCAAACCGAAAAAGGCAGGTCGGTGAAGGCTGCCGATTTAACTTCACATCATGTTCAATCCGAATCCGATGCTGAGTTATTCCGCGTGATTCATGATGGTGTAAAGGGCACGGCGATGCCGGCTTTCGGAAAAACCCATAGTGCCACGGAAATCAACCATATCATTCTGTTCTTGAGAAAACTGCCAACCCTGACGAGTGAGGAGCGCAAGCAATTGGAGGCTGCTATTCCACCAGATGCCCGCCATCATCACCCGCCAGCTTCTGACCACGATACGCAGACGCAAACTCAGAAAAATCACCGTGACCATCAATCAACACCAGCGCCGGGTCAGGACACCCGGAATTCCGACAACCATTCTGCCGACCACAATGAAATGAACCACGATATGAATGCGATGATGACAACGCCGACAGGTGGGCCATTCAAATCGATGACGGCAATCGGTTCGGGCACGAGTTTATTACCGGCAAGCGCACCGGGATACATGTGGCATTGGATGGCAGGTGATTGGATGTTGATGGCGCATGGCGATTTGAAGATTGGGTTCAATCATCAAGGCGGGCGACGCGGGGTCAACAAAGCCGAATCGCAAAATTGGTTTATGTTGATGGCGGAACGTCAGGCAGGCAAAGGGCAGTTGATGTTGCGAGGGATGTTTTCCGCTGAAACCTGGACTGCGCCGCGTCGCGGTTTCCCGGAACTTTTTCAAACCGGTGAAACTTTCGACGGCAGACCGCTCATTGATGCACAACACCCGCACGACCTGTTTATGGAGCTTGCAGCGCAATACACTTTGCCATTGACCGAAAAGGTTTCTCTCAACATTTATGGCGGGCCAGTTGGTGAACCGGCGCTTGGGCCGGTTGCCTTTATGCACAGGGGTTCAGCTTCGGAAATGCCGAGCGCGCCGCTTGGTCATCACTGGCAAGATTCGACACATATCACGCATGGTGTGGTAACGCTTGGACTGACGCTCTGGCGTTTCAAAGTCGAAGGATCAGTGTTTCGCGGCAAAGAGCCTGATGAAAACCGCAAAGATATTGAATTGGGCAAACTCGATTCGTGGAGCGGACGAGTGTGGTTTACACCTACGCAAAACTGGACGATGCAGTTTTCACATGGACGATTGCACAATCCTGAAGCATTAGAGCCGGGCGATCTCAAACGCACCACGGCATCCATCAGTTATAATCGCCCCTGGTCAGACGGACATTGGGCATCGAGTTTGATCTGGGGTAGAAATGCCGAAGTGCATGGCGACTCGAATACTTACTTGGTTGAATCAACCGTCAATTTTCTTGATAAGAATTATCTCTTTACCCGGTTGGAACTCGCGGACAAAAACGGATTATTGCAGGACAACATTTTCGGGCGACCGGGATTGGTTTCAGCAAAAAACCTTGATGATATTGAACAAGGTCACTTGGATCCGCTGGATGAATTGCGCGAGCGATGGTTTCGCGTTGGCGCATTTACTTTCGGCGGCGTGCGCGATGTTTTCGCTTCATCGAAACTGCGCGTTGGTATTGGCGCAAACCTGACGCTGTATCATGTGCCGGACGGCTTGAAACCGATTTATGGTTCAAGCCCGAAAAGCTATCAGATATTTGTGCGCTTCCGACCCGGTAAGATGAGTCATTAA
- a CDS encoding cytochrome C oxidase subunit IV family protein: protein MSEKIVPRRVYFTIFGLLLVFTGLTVYAASLDLGKYNTIVALIIAFTKALLVALWFMHIKYSKRLTQLVVASGLFWIVIMIALTLFDYSTREMR from the coding sequence ATGTCTGAAAAAATCGTTCCAAGACGAGTCTATTTTACCATCTTCGGATTATTGCTGGTCTTTACCGGGCTTACCGTTTATGCCGCAAGCCTTGACCTCGGTAAATACAACACCATCGTGGCGCTCATCATCGCCTTTACCAAAGCCTTGCTTGTGGCGCTCTGGTTTATGCACATCAAATACAGTAAACGACTGACGCAACTTGTGGTCGCCAGCGGTTTGTTCTGGATAGTGATTATGATTGCCCTGACGCTTTTCGATTACAGTACACGCGAGATGCGATGA
- a CDS encoding cytochrome c oxidase subunit 3: MADSHVATHSALAHHFDNMEQQREAGSLGMWIFLLTEIMFFGGAFTAYIVYRNTPEVSEAFVLASNTLDVWLGLINTAVLICSSLTMALAVYYAQTETDSKRLQITFMILTVILGLTFLVIKGFEYADKFTHHHIPGKTYSFPAAGVLESKTQIFFTIYFALTGLHALHMIIGIVILLVIIRMAAKKRFSPEWHAPVELFGLYWHFVDIVWIFLFPLLYLLGFHLHGGAH; this comes from the coding sequence TTGGCTGATAGTCACGTAGCAACACATAGCGCCCTGGCGCATCATTTCGACAACATGGAGCAACAGCGTGAAGCGGGTTCGCTCGGAATGTGGATATTCCTGCTCACGGAAATCATGTTCTTCGGCGGCGCGTTCACGGCATACATCGTGTATCGCAACACGCCCGAAGTATCCGAAGCGTTTGTTCTGGCAAGTAATACGCTGGATGTGTGGCTTGGTTTAATCAATACGGCGGTGCTGATTTGCAGCAGCTTGACGATGGCGCTGGCGGTTTACTATGCGCAAACCGAAACCGATTCCAAACGCCTGCAAATCACCTTTATGATTTTGACGGTTATCCTCGGTTTGACCTTTTTAGTGATTAAAGGTTTCGAGTATGCCGATAAGTTCACCCATCATCATATACCGGGCAAGACCTATAGTTTTCCCGCTGCCGGAGTCTTAGAGAGTAAAACCCAGATATTTTTTACCATCTATTTTGCGCTGACCGGACTGCACGCGCTGCACATGATTATTGGTATTGTAATTTTACTGGTGATTATTCGGATGGCGGCAAAGAAACGCTTTTCACCCGAATGGCACGCGCCCGTCGAGTTGTTTGGACTCTACTGGCACTTTGTTGACATTGTCTGGATTTTCCTTTTTCCATTGCTTTATTTGCTGGGCTTTCATCTGCACGGAGGTGCTCACTGA
- the ctaD gene encoding cytochrome c oxidase subunit I, producing MIEATEAKLKQVEPRTHYLNANYGIKSWLLTIDHKRIALLYLASITVFFFLGGAFALMIRLELLTPKGDIMTPDAYNKMFTMHGIVMIFFFLIPAIPAVLGNFLLPLMLGAKDLAFPKINLLSWYVYNLGAIFTLYAIIAGGVDTGWTFYTPLSVNSTSQVTPMAVGIFINGFSSILTGLNFIVTIHTMRAPGLTWFRLPLFVWAHYATSLIQILGTPVLAVTIVLLGIERIFGVGIFNASLGGDPVLFQHLFWFYSHPAVYIMILPAMGVISELIAAFSRKKIFGYSFVAFSSLAIAVYGFLVWGHHMFVSSQSVFAGMVFSFLSYFVAIPSAVKVFNWTATLFKGSISWDTPMLYAFGFIGLFIIGGMTGLYLAALGLDVHVHDTYFVVAHFHYIMVGGAVMAYLGGMHYWWPKITGRMYPEGWAKLSALLVFIGFNLTFFPQFLLGYQGMPRRYHEYADHFQVLNVMSTAGASILGVGYVLPMIYFIWSMRYGPIAKANPWPGSGLEWQTSSPPPTENFEETPTVTWDAYEFTKDNSRRYDVVKQGS from the coding sequence ATGATAGAAGCAACAGAAGCCAAACTGAAACAGGTTGAACCCCGCACCCATTATTTGAATGCGAATTACGGTATCAAATCCTGGTTATTGACCATCGATCACAAGCGCATCGCTTTGCTGTATCTGGCATCAATCACCGTCTTTTTCTTCCTGGGCGGGGCTTTTGCCTTGATGATTCGTCTGGAACTATTGACGCCCAAAGGCGACATCATGACGCCGGATGCCTATAACAAGATGTTCACCATGCACGGTATCGTGATGATTTTCTTCTTCCTGATTCCGGCAATTCCGGCGGTGCTGGGGAACTTTTTACTGCCCTTGATGCTCGGCGCTAAAGATTTGGCGTTTCCGAAAATCAATCTCTTGAGTTGGTACGTCTATAATCTCGGCGCAATCTTTACGCTTTACGCCATCATTGCCGGTGGGGTGGATACCGGCTGGACGTTTTACACACCGCTCAGTGTGAATTCAACCAGTCAGGTGACGCCGATGGCGGTTGGGATTTTCATCAACGGATTTTCATCCATCCTGACGGGGTTGAATTTTATCGTCACCATTCACACGATGCGCGCGCCGGGACTCACCTGGTTTCGCTTGCCGCTTTTTGTGTGGGCGCATTATGCGACGAGCTTGATTCAGATTCTCGGAACCCCTGTGCTTGCCGTGACCATCGTGTTGCTGGGAATTGAAAGAATATTCGGCGTCGGAATTTTTAATGCTTCGCTTGGCGGCGACCCTGTGCTCTTTCAACATCTGTTCTGGTTTTACTCACACCCGGCGGTTTACATCATGATTTTGCCGGCGATGGGCGTCATCAGCGAACTTATTGCCGCCTTTTCAAGGAAGAAAATTTTTGGCTACTCATTTGTCGCCTTTTCCAGTTTGGCGATTGCGGTTTATGGTTTTCTGGTCTGGGGACATCATATGTTCGTTTCCAGCCAATCGGTTTTTGCGGGGATGGTCTTTTCATTCCTCAGCTATTTCGTAGCCATTCCTTCAGCCGTCAAAGTGTTTAACTGGACGGCGACACTTTTTAAAGGGTCGATTTCATGGGATACGCCGATGCTCTATGCCTTCGGGTTTATCGGCTTATTTATTATCGGAGGAATGACCGGCTTATATCTGGCGGCGCTTGGGCTGGATGTTCATGTCCACGACACCTATTTTGTAGTGGCGCATTTCCACTACATCATGGTTGGCGGCGCAGTCATGGCATATCTTGGTGGGATGCATTACTGGTGGCCGAAAATTACCGGCAGAATGTACCCGGAAGGCTGGGCGAAATTGAGCGCCTTGCTGGTCTTTATCGGTTTCAACCTGACTTTCTTTCCGCAATTTCTGTTGGGTTATCAGGGAATGCCGCGACGTTATCACGAATATGCCGACCATTTTCAAGTGCTCAATGTCATGTCAACCGCAGGCGCTTCGATTCTCGGCGTCGGCTATGTGTTGCCGATGATTTATTTCATCTGGTCTATGCGATATGGCCCGATTGCCAAAGCCAATCCGTGGCCCGGCAGCGGTCTTGAATGGCAGACCAGTTCGCCGCCGCCAACCGAAAATTTTGAAGAAACCCCGACCGTCACCTGGGACGCCTACGAATTTACCAAAGACAATTCGCGCCGTTACGATGTGGTCAAACAGGGAAGTTGA
- the coxB gene encoding cytochrome c oxidase subunit II: protein MFLFLLLENWIPFAPEQGSSVAETVDWLYVFLVSLTIFFGVAISLTIFYFAMRYRRRSDDEYPDSIEGSHKLEALWIGIPFAIVMVIFWWGASVYFTVFRQPTDPLDIYVVGKQWMWKFQHPDGQREINELHVPLGRRIKLTMGTEDVIHSLFVPAFRVKADVVPGKLTSIWWEPIKTGKYELYCAEYCGTKHSGMIGYVIVQEPAEYQAWLSGGAGGGSLASNGEKLFSQLACNSCHKTDQSGRGPALEGRFGKSEALQAGGTVTIDENYVRESIVNPRAKIVAGYDPVMPTFQGLVSEEQLLQLIAYIKSLGDKKPGELPGGTATPTTAQPSAAKPAPEQPKPSTPTPAVPNKK from the coding sequence ATGTTTTTATTTTTATTGCTGGAAAATTGGATTCCCTTCGCGCCGGAGCAAGGCTCTTCGGTAGCCGAAACGGTGGATTGGTTATATGTCTTTTTGGTTTCGCTGACAATTTTTTTCGGCGTTGCCATCAGTTTAACCATCTTCTATTTTGCGATGCGCTATCGTCGGCGTTCGGATGACGAATACCCGGATTCAATCGAAGGTTCGCATAAACTCGAAGCTCTGTGGATAGGCATTCCGTTCGCCATCGTGATGGTGATTTTCTGGTGGGGCGCAAGCGTCTATTTCACGGTGTTTCGTCAACCGACAGACCCGCTCGATATTTATGTCGTCGGCAAACAATGGATGTGGAAATTTCAGCACCCGGACGGGCAGCGCGAAATCAATGAACTTCACGTGCCGCTCGGTCGCCGCATTAAATTGACGATGGGCACCGAAGATGTGATTCACAGCCTCTTCGTTCCGGCGTTTCGCGTTAAAGCCGACGTGGTTCCCGGAAAATTGACCAGCATCTGGTGGGAGCCGATTAAAACCGGAAAGTATGAACTCTATTGCGCCGAATATTGCGGCACCAAACATTCCGGAATGATCGGTTATGTGATTGTCCAGGAACCGGCTGAATATCAAGCCTGGCTCAGCGGTGGCGCAGGTGGCGGGTCGCTTGCTTCAAATGGTGAAAAATTATTTTCGCAACTGGCTTGCAATTCCTGCCATAAAACCGATCAATCGGGACGCGGCCCGGCGCTTGAAGGGCGATTCGGAAAATCGGAAGCCTTACAAGCCGGTGGCACGGTGACGATTGATGAAAATTATGTTCGCGAATCGATTGTCAATCCACGCGCTAAAATCGTCGCGGGATATGACCCGGTGATGCCGACTTTTCAAGGTTTGGTGAGCGAAGAACAATTATTGCAACTCATCGCTTATATCAAATCACTTGGCGATAAGAAACCCGGCGAACTGCCGGGCGGTACAGCGACGCCAACCACCGCACAACCGAGCGCCGCGAAACCTGCACCGGAGCAGCCAAAGCCGAGTACACCGACTCCGGCAGTCCCGAACAAAAAGTAG
- a CDS encoding SCO family protein produces MIHKSLLPFAFCFLLFAFPVWSFAQRSPFSPPETQPMRDGQVPGQLQDITIEQRLDTQVPLDLPLRDEQGKAVRLGDYFGKRPVVLALVYYTCPMLCNQILNGVAGSLKTLSFDAGKEFEVVAVSFDPRDLPETANAKKQAYLERYNRKGTENGWHFLTGEEASVKALADTVGFNYRWDEASQQYIHASAIMVLTPQGKLSKYFYGIEYSPRDLKLGLVEASEGKIGTAVDQFYLFCFHYDPATGKYGVVIMNIIRLLGGVTFVGVAVLIFFMRRRRHLAIV; encoded by the coding sequence ATGATTCATAAATCCCTTTTGCCTTTTGCCTTTTGCTTTTTGCTTTTTGCCTTTCCGGTTTGGTCTTTTGCCCAACGGTCGCCATTTTCGCCGCCGGAAACCCAACCGATGCGCGATGGGCAGGTGCCCGGTCAGTTGCAGGACATCACTATCGAGCAGCGGCTGGATACCCAGGTGCCGCTCGATTTGCCGTTGCGTGATGAACAGGGTAAAGCCGTGCGTCTTGGCGATTATTTCGGCAAGCGTCCGGTGGTGCTGGCGCTGGTCTATTACACCTGTCCGATGCTTTGCAATCAGATACTCAATGGCGTTGCCGGAAGTTTGAAAACTCTGTCGTTTGATGCCGGGAAAGAATTCGAGGTCGTCGCCGTGAGCTTTGACCCCAGAGATTTACCGGAAACCGCCAATGCCAAAAAACAGGCGTATCTGGAACGTTATAACCGTAAAGGCACGGAAAATGGCTGGCATTTTTTGACCGGTGAAGAAGCGTCGGTGAAAGCCCTGGCAGATACCGTCGGTTTCAACTATCGCTGGGACGAAGCGTCGCAACAATACATCCATGCGAGCGCCATTATGGTGCTGACGCCGCAGGGCAAGTTGTCGAAATATTTTTACGGCATTGAATATTCACCGAGAGATTTGAAATTGGGACTCGTCGAAGCCTCAGAAGGAAAAATCGGTACGGCGGTCGATCAATTTTATCTATTCTGTTTTCACTATGACCCGGCAACCGGCAAATATGGCGTGGTGATTATGAATATCATCAGGCTGCTTGGCGGAGTGACCTTCGTCGGCGTTGCCGTTTTGATTTTCTTTATGCGACGTCGCAGGCACCTGGCAATCGTTTAA
- a CDS encoding cytochrome c has product MHDQPKYEIYEKSNLDGFKFDQSASRPIPANTVARGHLKDDRLFYTGKSDEPGNPSPPQGAAEFTGFSNTFPFEVKAEDLKRGEERFNIYCSVCHDRTGSGQGMVVKRGYKQPPTFHSDRLRNAPAGYIFDVITKGFGAMPDYAAQVQPRDRWLIVAYIRALQLSQNTKQDELTGEQKTKLPSNEAAGQKEGKGDSHQ; this is encoded by the coding sequence ATGCACGACCAGCCGAAATACGAGATTTATGAGAAGAGCAATCTCGACGGGTTCAAATTCGACCAGTCGGCATCGCGACCGATTCCGGCAAACACCGTCGCGCGCGGTCATTTGAAAGATGACAGGCTTTTTTATACAGGCAAATCCGATGAACCCGGCAACCCCAGCCCGCCTCAGGGCGCAGCCGAATTTACAGGGTTTTCCAACACCTTTCCTTTCGAGGTCAAGGCAGAGGATTTAAAACGCGGCGAAGAACGATTCAATATTTATTGTTCGGTATGTCACGACCGCACCGGCTCAGGGCAGGGGATGGTCGTCAAACGCGGTTATAAACAACCGCCGACTTTTCATTCCGACCGATTGCGCAATGCGCCTGCCGGTTACATCTTCGACGTGATTACCAAAGGGTTTGGCGCGATGCCCGATTATGCGGCACAGGTTCAACCACGTGACCGCTGGCTGATTGTGGCTTACATTCGCGCTTTGCAACTCAGCCAGAATACCAAACAGGATGAACTCACCGGAGAGCAGAAAACCAAATTGCCAAGCAATGAAGCCGCCGGACAAAAAGAAGGAAAAGGAGATTCTCATCAATGA
- a CDS encoding DUF3341 domain-containing protein, which yields MALFARKKPEVYGVIAEFDNPQDLLAATKATYEAGYRRIEAYTPYPIEEVSEAVSPHRGRLPLIVLLGGIIGGLAGYALQYYTQVIDYSLNIGGRPFHSWPSFVPVTFETTILGASLAAVFGMLGLNGLPRPHHPIFNAPGFERASRNHFFLLVECYDQKFNKDEVLKFLNGFKALEVSVVDW from the coding sequence ATGGCGCTCTTTGCTAGAAAAAAGCCCGAAGTTTACGGGGTAATTGCCGAGTTCGATAATCCGCAGGATTTGTTAGCGGCAACCAAAGCCACTTATGAAGCGGGGTATCGCCGCATCGAAGCCTATACGCCTTATCCGATTGAAGAAGTCAGCGAAGCGGTCAGCCCGCATCGCGGACGCTTGCCGCTCATCGTCCTGCTTGGCGGCATCATCGGCGGGCTTGCGGGTTATGCGCTGCAATACTACACCCAGGTGATTGATTATTCGCTGAACATTGGCGGGCGTCCTTTTCACAGTTGGCCTTCGTTTGTGCCGGTGACTTTTGAAACAACGATTCTCGGAGCCTCGCTGGCGGCGGTTTTCGGTATGCTCGGTTTAAACGGACTGCCGCGCCCGCATCATCCGATTTTTAATGCGCCGGGGTTTGAACGCGCCAGCCGCAATCATTTCTTTCTGTTGGTCGAATGTTACGACCAGAAATTTAATAAAGACGAAGTGTTGAAATTTCTAAATGGTTTCAAGGCTCTGGAAGTTTCGGTTGTCGATTGGTAG
- the nrfD gene encoding NrfD/PsrC family molybdoenzyme membrane anchor subunit: MSTNIEQEKPQELTQNPVLQPGYTFGSITDKISHLALTRKTPIGWFIGFGISFALVMLLLYALAVLFLKGTGVWGNNNPVGWAFDIINFVWWIGIGHAGTLISAILLLFRQKWRTSINRFAEAMTLFAVACAGLYPALHTGRPWLDYWLFPYPNTMGMWPNFRSPLLWDVFAVSTYATVSALFWFVGLIPDLATLRDRAKSKTARVIYGTLAMGWRGSARHWHRYETAYLLLAGLSTPLVLSVHTIVSFDFAVGIIPGWHATVFPPYFVAGAIYAGFAMVLTISIPLRKYYGLEDFITMRHLRNMAKIMLATGLIVCYGYMMEAFMAYYSGNEYERFMILNRMTGPYGWSYWLLILCNALVPQVLWFRKARHSVPILFVVSLVVSAGMWLERFVIIVTSLHRDFLPSSWAIYKPTHVDFSMFIGTIGLFAALMFLFVRFVPVISIFEMRTLLPESKVKEEHA, translated from the coding sequence ATGAGTACAAACATTGAACAAGAGAAGCCGCAAGAGCTAACCCAGAATCCGGTGTTGCAACCGGGATATACCTTCGGGTCAATCACCGACAAAATCAGTCATCTTGCTTTGACCCGCAAAACGCCAATCGGTTGGTTCATCGGTTTTGGCATTTCTTTTGCGCTGGTGATGTTGTTGCTTTATGCGCTGGCGGTACTTTTCTTAAAAGGCACAGGCGTCTGGGGAAACAATAACCCTGTGGGTTGGGCATTCGACATTATCAACTTTGTCTGGTGGATTGGTATCGGTCACGCCGGCACGTTGATTTCCGCAATCCTTCTGCTGTTTCGCCAGAAGTGGCGCACTTCGATTAACCGTTTTGCGGAAGCGATGACGCTGTTTGCAGTAGCCTGTGCAGGTCTTTATCCGGCGCTGCACACCGGTCGCCCGTGGTTGGATTATTGGCTTTTTCCTTATCCGAACACTATGGGGATGTGGCCCAACTTCCGCAGCCCCTTGCTCTGGGACGTGTTCGCGGTTTCCACTTATGCGACGGTGTCTGCGTTGTTCTGGTTTGTCGGGTTGATTCCTGACCTGGCAACTCTGCGGGATCGCGCGAAAAGCAAAACCGCAAGGGTGATTTACGGAACGCTGGCGATGGGATGGCGCGGCAGCGCGCGTCACTGGCATCGTTATGAAACCGCTTATCTGTTGCTTGCGGGACTTTCGACGCCATTGGTGCTTTCGGTTCACACTATCGTCAGTTTCGACTTCGCGGTTGGCATCATACCCGGTTGGCACGCGACGGTGTTTCCACCCTATTTCGTTGCGGGAGCAATTTACGCAGGCTTTGCGATGGTGCTGACGATTTCGATTCCGCTCAGAAAATATTACGGACTCGAAGATTTCATCACCATGCGTCACTTGAGAAACATGGCGAAAATCATGCTGGCTACGGGATTGATTGTTTGTTACGGCTACATGATGGAAGCCTTTATGGCTTATTACAGCGGCAACGAATATGAGCGGTTTATGATTTTAAATCGCATGACGGGACCCTATGGCTGGTCATACTGGTTGTTGATTTTATGCAATGCGCTGGTGCCGCAGGTGCTATGGTTCCGCAAGGCGCGTCACAGCGTGCCGATCTTGTTTGTGGTTTCGCTGGTCGTCAGTGCCGGTATGTGGCTCGAACGTTTTGTCATCATCGTAACCAGTTTGCACAGAGATTTTCTGCCGTCTTCGTGGGCGATTTATAAACCGACGCATGTCGATTTTTCAATGTTCATCGGAACAATCGGTCTGTTTGCTGCCTTGATGTTCCTGTTTGTGCGATTTGTGCCGGTGATTTCCATTTTTGAAATGCGAACCCTGTTGCCGGAATCCAAGGTTAAGGAGGAGCACGCTTAA